The sequence below is a genomic window from Dermacentor albipictus isolate Rhodes 1998 colony chromosome 2, USDA_Dalb.pri_finalv2, whole genome shotgun sequence.
CGCACCTGTGCCTGAGCCTGCACCCGCCCCGGCTCCTGAGCCTGCACCTGCTCCTGAGCCTGCACCCGCCCCAGCTCCCGAACCAGCACCTGCCCCAGCTCCCGAACCTGCACCTGCTCCAGCACCCGCACCAGCCCCCGCACCAGAACCTGCTCCTGCTTCTGCCCCAGCACCGGCTCCAGCCCCAGCACCAGCCCCCGCCCCCGAGCCTGCACCAGAAGAACCTGCACCAGCACCAGCTGCGGAAGAAACTGCGGCAGCTGAAGAGCCTGCACCTGCCGAAGAGCAGCCCGCTGCCGAGCCAGCTGCCCCCGCAGAGGAAGCCGCGGAAGAAACCGAGGAAGCCGCACCTGAACAAGCACCGGAGCAGCCCGCTGAAGAAGCTCCCGCTGAGGAGGCCACCGCTGAAGAGCCTGCAGCTGAAGAGCCAGCCGCCGAACAGCCCGCTGCTGTAGAGCCAGCCGCTGAGGAGCCCGCTGTAGAGGAGGCTGCCGCCGAAGAGGCTGCTGAGGAGACGGATCGGGAGGTTGTTGAGGACGCCGCTGAAGAAGCCGCCGAAGCAGCTGCAGAAGAAGCTGCTGAAGAACCCGCCGAAGCAGCTGTAGAAGAAGCTGCTGAAGAACCCGCAGAAGCAGCTGTAGAAGAAGCTGCTGAAGAACCCGCAGAAGCAGCTGTAGAACAAGACTCAGAAGCACCAGCTGAAGAAACCGCAGAGGTGGAACAGCCCGCGGAGGCTGCTGAGCCGGTGGAGGAGGCTGCTCCCGAGGCATCTGCCGATGACGCCACAGCAGAAGGAAGCGAAGGTGGAGCCGCCGACAGTGAAGATGCGGCGTGAACAATACATGTAGTTTAGACAATTAAAATAATAAATTTGGATAGGACACAGGGCCTAAAAATGTTCAGAAAGCAATTTTCCCTGCTCCATTGTTCGACGGCACCATAAAATATTTAGGACGAGAAAGAAATTATTCCTTAGTTGAATGTTTACAGAAGCACATTACGAAACATACATGAAAAGTCATTTCTAATCCGCGTAGTAACTACGTAAAATCCCTTTGTATAACTTCCAACTTTCTGCTAGTCTAGTCACCCCAATTGCTTCATGTGTATTTATGCCCACTTTCTGCAATGTGCGCCTTTTAAACCTGCAAACGCAGGCCTGAAGACAATTAAGCAGCATGTCAATAAACAGTCGCAATTCTACGCCTTTATTTTCAATCTTGTCCATCACGCTGCTTTTAATGCTCTGAAAACTTTTTGTATGGCTGCTGTGTAACAACAGGCAGGGTAGTGTTCGCAGAAGAGATTTTCCCTAGGGAAATGCTGTAATAGTGTAGCGATTCATGTAAAAATTGTTGGTGAGTCCACAGCCCCTGCAATTCACAAAGAAGCGTACATGTTCGGTTGTCTGGAATGGAAGAAAATCAGGGCAGTAGATACTTAGTATCACGAGCTTATTTTTAAactaaaaaataaacaaaaaacgaACGACATCAGTGGCCTGTAAAATGTATGCTGGTTTTCTAATTCTGGCCTCTCTACGCTGCGCCTATGATGTTTTTTTTCCATCTGTATGGCTTTGAATGCTAACCAGAACCTAAAATGAGCTTAACTTAATTGCCTGGCCCGGCGTTGTTCACTGTGTTTCTTAGAGTCACATGATACCAATGGCCCAAGTGCAGTTTAACACGTGATTGAGCTGGATTAGGATTCAAATTCACAACCCTGATTGGACCCTTGCGCGAGCTGCAAAAGCTAGACATGGTACCATGACCAACAATATAATTGCTAATTGCCAAAGCGGCGACGTCAAAATTACGGCGCCGTATTCGGTCGCGTCCCCATTAGACTATACGGCAATCGGACAAGGTAGGATGACGTCACGGATCAAACTGCACCGCCCTTGCGCTATCTAGGAGGCATTGATGAAGCGCCTCAATGTGCTAGTTCgcccgcgaggagttcacaaCTCGATGGAcggctcagcggcgttcaactggacaccaatgttttcgcattcacaaacCACAAGAAGTGCTTAGCTGTACTTCCAGTATACTGCGTAGTAGACATCAGGTGAGGTCATTCATGATTAAAAAGAGAAATTGGTGGACTAAGCCTGACCATAGGTCTACGCCTTATCACGCAGTCATGCCGCGCCATGTGGAACTCATGTACGCGCATGTTTCGCCTACTATATGAGCTAGTGTTCAGCACATATTGTACAATATTTATTAAACCTGGACATATCGCTTAAAACTGGAACACATCTTCGAAAATTCGCACATTATGAAAGAATGGCTTAGCATCCTAAATTGCCATTGGACCATTTCTGCTGAAACATAAggcagctttcctttttttcttctcgcaaaAGGAAGATGCCCCTCGCTCCACCATGATAGCAGTGTGTGGACCTCACCATTCGCGAATAAAATTCTCACTGTAGTATCACTAAATTAGGGCCGTTCTCCTATCATCATGAGTGAGGGTCTGAAAGTCTGAGAAAATGGCATGACATTTTTTTCGTTGTTGTGCAAGCTGTTGGTCGTAGTGCAGAGGGTTATAGCACCATTGTAAATCATCATGCCACGAGCTTTAATAACGGACATTGGGTCGTTAGGAAGCGTTCGTGCGCAAAACGCGCAGGACAGCGTTCTTTTTCAGCATGCTCGAGTACTGTCGCATTCACCGAAGCAATCGAGAGAAGTCTGACGTTCTTCGAAGGTGAAGAACTTCCTTCTTTTGTAACGTCATCAAAATGCAGCTGAACGCACCAGTAATATTTTTATTCTACTTGTAGCCATAGTATTTGTGCGTGTAGGCATAACATTTATAGGCATAGCAGGTGCCATTCGAGTGATGTCGTCGAACCTTGGAACCACGTCTGCTCGAAGTGCACTGAAAATACTGCACGGCTTGAGCCCAGTGCTTGAATCTATCGAATAGAGACAAGGACAACCATCGACCATCCTTTCGagaagaagtcaaggcagcgtcaatcatctagtggaacgcaagaggactaaagTCACGCCTTTCAGACTTTCGTCCGTTTATATATAGTTATTTTTTCCTGGTCATGgtcatatgtgag
It includes:
- the LOC135918795 gene encoding skin secretory protein xP2-like: MIVNARILCLSAVMVCMAVQVMAVPLGVASPGLALPKCPEATNYGFLIFARLRNPCKYLCQGYPIRFEAEDNGTPCTTKKVFNGECLNGKCIAVLPPPPPPPAPEPAPAPAPVPEPAPAPAPEPAPAPEPAPAPAPEPAPAPAPEPAPAPAPAPAPAPEPAPASAPAPAPAPAPAPAPEPAPEEPAPAPAAEETAAAEEPAPAEEQPAAEPAAPAEEAAEETEEAAPEQAPEQPAEEAPAEEATAEEPAAEEPAAEQPAAVEPAAEEPAVEEAAAEEAAEETDREVVEDAAEEAAEAAAEEAAEEPAEAAVEEAAEEPAEAAVEEAAEEPAEAAVEQDSEAPAEETAEVEQPAEAAEPVEEAAPEASADDATAEGSEGGAADSEDAA